The DNA sequence GTCGTGGTCGACCACACCCAGCACGACACCACCTCGATCCTGGCCACGATCGAGCACCGCTTCGGCCTGGCGCCGCTGAGCGCACGTGACGCCGCCGTGCACGATCTGTCCAGCGTGTTCCACGCAAGCAAGCCCGTTCCGCGACGATGAAGCGCCGACCCGCACCAGGTAGGTACATGGGAGTCGGATCTCGGCGCCGCAGCCCGATGGTGCGACCCGGGCCCAGCGGAACCATGCGGAACTGGCAAGACCGACCCAGATGGCTCGGGTCCAGGTCGAACTTCGTGCGAGAGGTTCGACTGCCCGAGGCTGCTCATGCTCGGCGGTGCGCGAGTCTGGACCGCGACCGCGTCATTGCTGGGGTCCTACAGGTCGCTGACCTCGCCGCCGAGGTCGACCGGGGCCGCGCCGCCCGGCTACGGTTCCGCAACGACATCCTGACCGGACCCGGCGGCGCCCAGATCCTGCTGGAGGACCCCTCCGGCAACCCCGTCGAACTGTTCCAGCCCGCGCACTGAGGACCGGTCGTCGTCCAGGACCTGCTCGCCGAGCGTGCCTCCAGCACCACCAGGGTTCGCTGACATGCCCACCCCCGACCCGGAGCCCACCACGACGGCCGCGCCACGGCCACCTCGCCGGCTCGGCGAGGTGCTGGTGGTGATGCTCAAGCTGGGCACGATCGCCTTCGGCGGCCCCGCTGTGCACGTCGCCATGCTGCGGGAGGAGACCGTCCGCCGGCGTCACTGGCTCACCGACGCGGAGTTCCTGGACCTGTTCGGCGCCGTCAGCGTGCTGCCCGGCCCCAGCTCCACCCAGCTGGCGATCGTGCTTGGGCGGCGGCGTGCCGGCTGGGCGGGACTGCTGCTTGGCGGGGCGTGCTTCATCCTGCCGGCCATGGCGATCGTGCTCGCCCTGGCCTGGGCGTACGTCCGCTACGGGTCCACCCCCACCGGTGGTGGGGTGCTGTATGGGGTCGGACCGGTGGTGATCGCGGTGGTCGCGGTCGCGGTGTGGGAGCTGGCCCGCAGCGCCCTCATGCCCCACCGCGAGCAGGGCTGGCTGGCGGTGGCCGGCTTGGCGGCGGTCGGCGTGGCCGCGCTGGCCGGCTACCTCGCCGGACTCAACGTGCTCGTCATCCTCGCCGCCGGCGGCGTGGTGGTCAGCCTGGCCGGCAACTGGCGGCGGCTGCGCCCCACCGCCCGCGCCCTGCTCCCTGCCGTCCCGGTCGGACTGCTGGCCGCCGCCGTGCCCGTCCGCCGCCAGCCCAGTCTGACGGCCATCGCCGTCGAGTTCCTCAAGCTCGGCGTCGTGGTGTTCGGCAGCGGCTACGTCCTGCTGGCCTTCCTGCAACGCGACCTGGTCAGCAGGCTCGGCTGGCTTGACACCCGCCAAGTCCTGGACGCCGTGGTCGCCGGCCAGATCACCCCCGGGCCGGTATTCACCACCGCCACCTTCCTGGGCTACCTGCTCGGCGGCGTCCCCGGCGCCGTCGTCGCCACCGCCGGGATCTTCCTCCCGTCATTTGTGATGGTCGCCGCCCTGGAGCCCCTCATCGGCCGCATCCGCCGCTCCCCCTGGGCCAGCGCCGCCCTGGACGGCATCACCATCGCCGCGCTCGGCCTGATGGCCGGGGTCACCATCGACCTTGGCCGCGCTGCGGTCACCGACCCACTCACCGCCGCCGTCGCCCTTGTGGCCCTGCTCGTGGTGCTGCGCTGGCGGCCAAACACCCTATGGCTGGTGCTGGCCGGCGCCGCCATCGGCATCGCCCGCACCCTCGCATAGACACCAGACACAGGTACCAAGCATCGGCGCCTGCTGGCCAAGGGCTCGGCATCCTGCCGAGCCACGAAGTCCAGGAGCCGGTCGAGCAAGGACACGCTATCTCAATACGCTAACTCATCGCAAGCCCGTCACTCCACAACGCAGGACTGGGTGAGGTGGATCAGCAGCACCTTGGCGCTCAGTTAGAGATGCAGTACGGTCGGACTGGCATGCGTGTGAACCGCCACGATCGCATCGCCAGGGTTCTCCTGGTGGCTGCTGTCGTGCTTGCGTCGCTTTGGTTGGGTGGTCTGGCCGCCTCGGCCAAAGGCGACCCCGCGGACCATCTGGCGGCCGGCCGCCCGCAGCATGGAATCGAACCAGCCGCGCGCCGTGACCGTGCCCCCGTGCTGCGTCTGCTGGTCGATCGTCCTGATGCGCGGGGGCGTGTGGTGCCGCTGCTGCTCGGCGCGCTCGCTGGCGCGCTCACCGTGGCGTGTCTGTGGCGGGCCGAAGGGGCTGGACCCGACCTGACTCGTGTCCGGTCGCTGGTCCGGTCGACCCCGCTTGCGGCTCGGGCGCCGCCCCTCCTCCAGTCGGCCTGACCGCCGTTCCGCGCCTGGTGTGACCGGCGCGGGCTGATGCTGGAGGTTCATCTCGTTGTCTCGTCACCTTGGGTGGCGTGTCGCCGCCGTACTCCTTGTGCTCGGGGCGGCCGGATGGCTGGTCGCCACCCGCCCGGCCCGGCTCGGCCTGGACCTGCGCGGGGGCACCCAGATCGTCCTGGAAGCCAGGGACGGCCCTCGCCAGCGCGTCGACGGCGACACCCTGGCCCGTACCCTTGAGGTGCTGCGCCGACGGGTCGACCAGCTCGGCGTGGCTGAGCCGACCCTGCAGCGGTCGGGGGCGCGGCGGGTGCTGGTGGAGCTGCCGGGCGTGTACGACCCGCAGGAGGCCGTCCGGGTGATCGGTCGCACCGCCCAGCTCGCCTTCCACCCGGTGCTCGGGGCGGCCGAACCCGCGCAGGAGACCACGGCCACGACCGCGCCGCCGGCCGCTGAGGACGAGCTCGTGTTGGCCGACGAGGACGGCGCCCGGCTGCGGCTCGGCGCGGCCGCGCTGACCGGCGAGGCGGTGGGTGACGCCAGGGCCGTGCTGGACGCCCAGACCGGCACCCGCTGGGAGGTCCAGATCGAGTTCCAGGGTGCTGGAGGCCAGAGCGCTGGGCCGAGCTGACCGGCAACGCCGCCTGCCAGGCGCCCGGCGACCCCAGGCGGCGGGTCGCGATCGTGCTGGACCGGCAGGTGATCTCCAGCCCCAGGTCGACCCGTCGGTTCAGTGCGAGCAGGGCATCACCGGCGGGCAGACGGTGATCAGCGGGGCGTTCACCGACCGTGAGGCCAGCGACCTGGCGCTGCTCATCCGGGCCGGCGCGCTGCCGGTCCCGGTCGAGGTGGTCGAGCAGCGCACCGTCGGCCCGACGCTCGGCGAGGCCGCGATCCGGGCGAGCACCCAGGCCGCGGTGCTCGGCGCCGCGCTGACGATGCTGTACATGATCGCCTACTACCGGCTGCTCGGCGGGCTGGCCGCGGTGGCGTTGGTCTGCTACGGGCTGTTGTCGTTTGCGGTGCTGCTGGCGCTGCGCGCGACCCTGACGCTGCCTGGGGTTGCCGGGTTCGTGCTGGCCATTGGCATGGCGGTGGACGCCAACGTGCTGGTGTTTGAGCGGATGCGGGAAGAGCACCGGGCCGGCGCCGGGCTGGTGGCGCGCGGACCCAACTTCGGGGTGGACCGCGGACCATCCCCCCGGTCGCGCTCACCGCGACCGGGCTCGCGCTCGTCACCGCGCTCACCAAGCTGGCCACCGGCTGGTGGGCGGCACGCCGAGCCGGCATCGCCACCTTGGGACGCTTCCGCGCCGGCGCGGCGCTGGTGGCACGCGGGGAGTTCTCCATCGTGATCGCCGGGCTGGCCGTCACCGCCGGCCTCGACCCTGCGCTCGGGCCGCTGGCCGCCACCTACGTACTCGTCCTCGCCGTGCTCGGCCCGATCCTTGCCCGGATCGCCGACCCGCTAGTGATGGCCGCGCTGCGACTGCGACAACGCAGGCCACAGCAACCAGCTCCCAGACCATCACCGACCACCTCGGCCGGCAACCAGCAGCCCGCCGCCACCCCCCACAGACGAGGCCGAGAATGCCCAGGTTCCGCCAACCTCGCCGTAAGCAAGATCGCGACCCCCACCAGGGCGGCCTGCTGGTCCTGCTGATCGACCGGTGGGCGCAGCAGGCCATGGAGCGGCCGTGGTGGTACGCAGCCACCTGGGGAATCGGCATCGGCGCGGCCAACTTCGGGCTTCGCATGCTGCTCAACGACCTGTCCGCCGCGCAGAACGCCCGCCTGGCCGCCCTCACCGCGCTCGGTCTCTTCTTGTTCGCCTGGCTGTGCACGGCCCAGCTCACCCGACCGCTACGCCGCCAGCCCGCGGCCAGACCGGCAGGCTGCGCGGCGGGTTGGCGCCCCAGGCGGCCAGGCGGCCATCACCGCCCCGGTCAAGGTCCCCGATCGGGGGCGCTCTGGTCCTGTCCGCGACGCCACCGGGGGTTACCGGCCAGGCACGCCGGCCACGCCTCGGCCCGATCCAACAGATGGATGCGACGGCTGATCATCGCCATCCTGGCCATCACCGCCGTCGCGGTCGCCCTGCTCGTCGGCGCCACCCGTGCCCAAGCCGGCGGTGACCAGGGCCCCCGTGTACGCCCAGACGACACGACCTTGGCGCTTCGGGGCGTGTTCGGCGCCGATCCGGCCACCCCAAGTTGTTTGCCGATGGTCGCCGTCGCCGCAGCGACCGCACCTTCCCACGTGCTCAGACCGGCAACAAGGAACCGACAGCAGACCGGAACAACCACAAACCCACCCGGCGCTGAGCCATCGCGGGTAGATCCTGCCAAGCCCATGGGAGCCACGTTGAAGCTGGAAACCGCCTTCGCCGTGATCGCCGGGGTCCTGATCGTGTCCGCCCTAGCGGCCGGCCTGGTCGAGCGCGCCCCCCTGTCGTTTCCGATGCTATTTCTCGGCCTCGGGTTTCTCGTCGGTGACCGCGGCCTGGAACTCGTCTCGATCGGCCTCGACAACGACGTGCTCGAGGTCGTGGCCGTGGTGACCCTCGCCCTGGTGCTGTTCCTGGACGCGGTCAACCTGGAGCTCACCGAACTGCGCCGCGGCTGGCTGGTGCCCTTCCTCGCCCTCGGACCCGGCACGCTGCTGGTCATCGGGCTGCTCACCGGG is a window from the Actinomycetes bacterium genome containing:
- the chrA gene encoding chromate efflux transporter translates to MPTPDPEPTTTAAPRPPRRLGEVLVVMLKLGTIAFGGPAVHVAMLREETVRRRHWLTDAEFLDLFGAVSVLPGPSSTQLAIVLGRRRAGWAGLLLGGACFILPAMAIVLALAWAYVRYGSTPTGGGVLYGVGPVVIAVVAVAVWELARSALMPHREQGWLAVAGLAAVGVAALAGYLAGLNVLVILAAGGVVVSLAGNWRRLRPTARALLPAVPVGLLAAAVPVRRQPSLTAIAVEFLKLGVVVFGSGYVLLAFLQRDLVSRLGWLDTRQVLDAVVAGQITPGPVFTTATFLGYLLGGVPGAVVATAGIFLPSFVMVAALEPLIGRIRRSPWASAALDGITIAALGLMAGVTIDLGRAAVTDPLTAAVALVALLVVLRWRPNTLWLVLAGAAIGIARTLA